A window of Candidatus Methylomirabilota bacterium genomic DNA:
CCTCGCGCTCGGCCAGGCGATCGGCCGGTGGGGGAACTTCTTCAACGAGGAAGCGTTCGGACGTCCGACCGATCTGCCGTGGAAGCTCTTCATATCGCCGCCGAACCGGCCCCTGCAGTACGCGCAGTCGGAGTTCTTTCACCCGACCTTCCTCTACGAGTCGCTCTGGGACCTGGTCGTCTTCCTCCTGCTCTTCTTCGTGCTGCGCGACCGGCTGAAACGGGCGCCCGGCGCGCTGTTCCTGGCCTACCTGGGCCTCTACTCCGTCGGCCGTCTCTTCACGGAAGGCCTCCGCATCGACCCGCTGATGCTCGGCTCGCTCCGCATCGCGCAGGTGGTGAGCCTGGTCGGCATGGCGGTGGCGGCGGTGGGCGTGCCGCTCCTGTTGCGACAGCGTCAGCGTCCCGCCTGACCGTCGGCCGCCCGGGGTGAAGCGCTATGCGAGCCGCGACGGTCGGGTTCGGCTATTCGTCGGCGACAGCCGGCGGCTCGGCGGAATCGCGACGGGCAGCGTCGGGGTCATCGTGACCTCTCCTCCGTACTGGGTCCGCGGCCGCGGCCGGGCCCGGGCCGAGCGCTACGCCCGGGAGCTGGCGGCAGGCTTCGCCCGGGAGTGGCGCCGCGTGCTCGCCGACCGTGGCGATCTCTGGCTCGTCATCGGCG
This region includes:
- the lgt gene encoding prolipoprotein diacylglyceryl transferase, which translates into the protein MFHSPGPIALHVGPIALRWYGVLMALAMALGLWLGHRDARRRGLDPESLLKAAELALLGGLVGARLYYVLFNLDYYSQFPGKIFAVWEGGLAIHGGVIAGVLVGGAYAWRRHLPLRQFLDVAAPSLALGQAIGRWGNFFNEEAFGRPTDLPWKLFISPPNRPLQYAQSEFFHPTFLYESLWDLVVFLLLFFVLRDRLKRAPGALFLAYLGLYSVGRLFTEGLRIDPLMLGSLRIAQVVSLVGMAVAAVGVPLLLRQRQRPA